In the Vanessa atalanta chromosome 24, ilVanAtal1.2, whole genome shotgun sequence genome, AAATTCAATCCTAAAAAGAtacaagtttgcgcgttaaccgttAAACAGTCACCATTTcgtatttatacattttgagaACATAACTCTTGCTGCCACAGCTACTATCGGAATATTTTTGCGCCGATGTTtggagcctcgttcagttccgcccTCGATTGTTTAGTAAAGCTATAAAgtcatttgcatttataaagcAATACGAGACAAGCAAGACGAGACGGTATCTCATATCGACCCTTCGCCTTAAAAAGACAACGCATATTCGGCCTTGCATGGCGCTTCTCACACCTCTGGGCAGGAACACCGAAATTAGGTGATAGGTATGAAGATAGGTGAGGCTAACCCttacaaaccggaacaaaactaTTCTGAACATTGATAGTATCAACTATTGGACGGACTCGTCTTCGAGAGTGAGAAGACCTATATGTGTAACTAAACGAGACGGTGAACATATTGATGATACGTGTATTAATTCAGCATACAGCAAAGTTCGAGTAAAAGCATCTATTTGACTATGAGAAGAAGCTTGTTTTCGATGGTAGTCGTTCCGCTCTTTTCACTGCGTTCTCTCGTTTGTTTGAAGTTTACCAAATGGGCTGCCAAATAAACTACTAGACACTAATGTTGCGCTCTTTCCAATGCGCTCTCTCGTTTGTTTGAGTTTTTCCAGTTGTAATAAACTACTGTAAGGTATATTTCGTGAATCGTAAATAAATGCGCCAAATCATCTCGTTACAGCTGACTAAAGACCCATCTGAGCTACAATAcgcaaaaacgcttcgttgtgaagtttacttgaataaacttgatttgatttgatttgaatatatcgCTGCGATTATTTACATGTTTACTATGTCCTCGTTCGATTTGACGGAGtagtattcaatattaatgTGATTACCACTTCAATTTTTCGagtttttaattgttctttagggtattcactttttttttttaattttaaccacCGCTGTATTATtagcttttaaaacaaaacaaaaaatattcgaatcgaatatatatgtttaaagaaAAAGAAGATATACTTTTTGGCATttacattttctattaaattgtgTAATTCTTACAGCTCTCATAACCTCAACACGTACTACTGGAGGAAGGTTTATGTGCGAACTAAGAGCACAGCGTATCACAACTTGCTCTTGTGGATATCGAAGATTGGTAAGTAACATTCTAAAGCAATAACTCAGTCCTATTATTCACCAAACTGTAATGAGGAATAAAACTGTACTAAATTTCAAACGGCACGAGCATTACTCTTACAGATTTACGATTAAACTTGCGAAATTACGGTCATCATTTTTAAAGTGACTGACTGAATGGCTGACTGCGTCGTTGGTATAAGATAAGATGTAAGGCGGCATATCCCGAGGTTCTAGGTTTAAACATTAGGTCGAACCCATAAATAGTTTTTGGATATTTGCCAATATAGTATATAGTCTGGAAGTTAGAAGTGTGTAAACTCCTGTGTCTCGGAAATCTGGTCTTGCGTCTTTACCTTTACGCGTTGCGACGGATTTCAATACCACAGGATTATGAGAATAAAGATATAAAGAGTGCACCaatgcacacacttgtgcactgaTTTATATAGATTGCTTTGGCTTACTGGCTAGTCAAGAATGGCGGCCGTGGCAGATTTTTTTAAGAGAGGACAatttatttccgttttattatcATGTAACTTATTAAATACTGGAATAGTTTCGTATGTAGACGgcagataattaaatatgaggTCACCAAGCTGACTGACATTCGGAAGatgataagaaattattaataatgtgggAAATATTGTAAATCGCAAATAATTAGCTGGAATTCCCAGATACATTTGGGTCAGGGATGTTTTATGGCCcctatataaattgattattaacattataactAAATATGCACATATTGCCTTTGACTTGACTGCCTACTTCTATTATGAAAATAGTGGATCTCAACCGAAGATCTGGATAGTCCAACCTGGACAGCTCCACTCTCCACACAGGtctttgtttaaatgtttattgttaatcAGGACacgacacaattataaaaagtataaaaattaaaaaaaaaagaaaaacaacaaaaatagaaaacatattaactaattataactactaacttaatctataaaaaaaaatcaacaacaaaacaaaacaatgaccGTTAACGTGTCTAAAGGTGTACCcttcagcttccaagttgggttcaagaacccaacgctgattttcaatgatACCCTATGTGGTTGTGACGGGCTgtgacaatataaaataatattcaatataatagttaagcatacaataacaatatataatttttaaatttggcgcTTACATGTGTACTATTAGTTACGTGACGTGTCGTGCGTATGTAGGATGGAGTTATGTCACTTGTAATTTCAACAATTCGTAATGGATCGAACCCAAATCTTTTATCCTTAACAGGAAACGAACATTTTGCCAAGTATTGCGATATTTATGTTGCGATGCagatttttaacatttcttatagGACAGAATCGTCGGTGGCGAAGAAGCGAGACCCAAAGAGTTTCCAATGATGGCTGGTATCGTGTATGCTGACCAAGGTGCGATTAAATGTGGAGCTGTTATCATCGACAAGAAGTACGTCCTCACTGCGGCTCATTGCGTGGTCAATGAGGCGATCTCGAATTTGGCGGTGATTGTTGGCGAAGTGGATACAAGTACTGGAAGTAAGTGATGAGCATTTTGTTTTGTCTTCATCCGTAACTTAAtgacaatacttttatttatagtatatcgACATTgtccataataattatttaagttttgtattaaattcagTATCCGTCATCCCTAATACATAAGTCagtaagtaagtaatataaatgtaattatttgatacataataactttactttgttataattttcgtatggtatcatttttgtttaaggTTGTCGTTTGGGCTGTAATCGAGTTTAATTATGTTCCAAAATGGAATAGCCAgttagaattttataattgttagtaACTGTACAATATACCATCGAAACGGCGTGGGTTTATAATTAGCGatagaaaatagaaatattagtaatccTTTGCCAATaggttaatacttttttaatactacttTTAAGTTTGTAGAATTAGGTATTAGTCCCGTTTATAGATGCACGTCACATGACATTTCCGAGTAGTCAAGCATTACTTACGCGTACAATTATAACACTTGGTGTGTCCATACACGCACCCTCGGTAACTATCCGTTTTCTTTCTTCAGGTGAATCGGAGACGCAAGGCTTCAGAGTCGCCTCAGTAATAGTTCATCCTCAATACACAGCGTAAGTTATATCCATTCAAGTAACCTTTGTAATTCCAATGATATTCGGTTTCCGTCGAATCAATCCGTCATACACTAAATTTTCACATAGTTAGTgtgaatattgtaataattttcattttaaaattattttgccatctatatagatttattaataacatagaaAATGCTATTGTCATTATTTCCATACCTACATaccatattttttgtatcattaGATATTCCGcacatttactatttattttcccAGCAACATtaatcactttgatagaatcaggcTTATGGTCGTTTTATGAACACGAGAgaaaggataagcttataacgtcAGGtttcgactccgcaaagtcaattaGTCCTTCTTTCTGCAAAGTATTcgtttccataaaaaaaatccgcagatatttttaactttgacgattcataaattcaaatcgtttgttaaaaaatattagaaaataaagcatattatttaacTCAAGATTATATGGATGATGATGAAAACGAGCGAAAGTCAACAATAGCGTTGACTTTCAGGCGGgacatattgtaaataattgtaattatttaagcgTTGCTGCAAATGTTGCAAAAAGATTAAGTACAGATGAGATGaaagagatggcccagtggttagaacgcgtgcatcttaaccgatgatttcgggttcaaacccaggcaggcaccactgaaatttcatgtgcttaatttgtgtttataattcatctcgtgctcggcggtgaaggaaaacatcgtgaggaaacctgcatgtgtccaatttcaacgaaattcagccacatgtgtattccgccaacccgcattggagctgcgtggtggaatatgctccaaaccttctcctcaaagggagaggaggcctttatcccagcagtgggacatttacgggctgctagtgTATGTAATGTACAGAGTTTCTTGCAGCTTGCTTgcaggtagaatctacattccgaacgcTTACGTTTACTAcggttctgtaaaatgacgatgcaaaagtgcttgtaaaaaaatatacttgaataaagtatattttttattttgacaatatatattttttcagatcAAATTACGACTACGATATTGCGATTGTTAAAATCGACGGGGTGATGAGGTACACTGACTACGTCGCTCCAGTCTGTCTGCCATTTAAATACAGCAACGACGACTTCAACGGGGCTAAGGTTACCATGGCAGGTACGTACACGAGTTAAAAAACTTCTAGAAGTAaagttttttgttattactGTAAAAATGCATTATCCGTTTTTCGAACATCAAGTAGGGGTATGATCAACTCGCCGGTACCCAGGACGATAATAAGAATATCCACTTAAAAAGTCAGCGGCACCGACTCCGTCTCTTCGGGGTCGTTATGGGATTGCTTTTGCATGCTACCCTGACGACATGTTCTAAGCCTTGGGCTATTtagaaatttaacaaaattaaaatattctccttcgtatttaatttcttaaatttctATGTAACCAAACAGGTTGGGGCACACTATTCGTTGGAGGCCAAACATCCAATGTGCTGAGGAAAGTGAATCTGGATGTCATCAGTCAGGCAACTTGTAGGCGAAGTTTCCCTGATCTAACACCACGTCAGATGTGCACGTATACCGCAGGGAAGGACGCTTGCCaggtaatcaaatatttttctgatATTCAGGAAATAAAGTTGCATACGTGTTGATGAAGAGCCAGGTTAATTGAGATGTTCGtattgtacctgtagttacatcattatttacaaaagaaaacgGGTTAATGGGTGGTTATATATGGTATATGGGTATAGTTCTTTAtgctacaaaattttaatttacataatgaataccataaaactattgaaaataCATACTGATAGGCTTTTAtcgttatgtttatttattttgttttcattgggagtacaataaaatgtaaagtttttcACACATTTTAGCTTTCTGCACTTATTCTTCGTAGTTTTTTCCTCACCTAAGTGAAGCAAAGTTGCATAGAAGCATAATTTTAACAACAAATATGTCATTAATTTCGCCATAAACATACATAGTACGGTAGCTACTTTTCGCCACAACTACTCTTAATCTAGTTTTGGACATCTTAGGCGTATTTCCCAAACATAACCTCGTTGTTTAGCaaattacttgtaaaaaaaGAGACTGTAGAGTATTTTATTCCTTGTTCGCTAGAATATATGCTTAACGTAACCTAAATATTTGTACCCAGGACGACTCAGGCGGCCCCGTGCTCTACACCGACCCTCAGAGCGGATTGATGTACAACGCGGGTATCATAAGCTACGGCAGATTCTGCGCCTCTCGAGATCCCGGCGTCAACACGCGCGTCACCTCGCTCCTTGCCTGGATCGTGGCTAATGCCCCTGCTGACTATTGcatgaaataaattgattttaccgaacttattgtttaatttattcaaagttactggccaatatttattaacattttgtaCTTATGTTCTGAATAAAGTtattcttactaatattataaataagaaagaaacatcttcacgcttaaaccgctgagccgatttaaatgaaatttagtatgggGATAGTTGCGTCCCCGGGAAGGACATAGCTTAGTTTTATCACGAAAATTATCccttatataagatatataggtataattaaGGGTAGGAAGTTTTTATGAGGAATCAATTATTTCTAacgtaagaaataaaatactcattaaaatttaacttttcgttaacttaaataatgtttgtgCATTATTGACTATTTTAGTTCATtagaagattatttaattttggaacgATGTTCTTTTACGCGGTTTACAATGAGTAAACTGGCAAAAATCGTCACGTAACGAAAAAGCATTATGTCCGTATTAAACTTACCAAACTTTGTGGTCTGGCCACATCAAAaagaataaaacttattttatttcatcatttaatttcattaattacaaaacaacaactcattaataatacatacgTAATACGTATACGCAAAATTTAAGCTTGAGCTAGTCCcaatattaaactaaaactattttcagtataaattatataatatatcaattaacaaaacaatttaacaattatgCGATAACCGCGTTCTTCCCATATTggaattttcgaatttattcttCTGTGGTTCGCTGTGCTCTTAGACTGCATAAAAACCTTCCCCCTGTACTGTTTACTGACGTAATGAGACCTGTAatgattaaacattatttaacagaaaatacaaataaaaatgtatttagtcgtcgacatttttatgaaaaaaataaaactaaaatatgacatacatgtatattaataaagtataaccTCGCTTTGCCTCCACTGATGACAAGAGGATCTGTTCATTTTTTGCCTAGAGGAttagaattgcgattcaaacggggaaatgctgctagcattcttgccaccattccacgcggtcaagatttatgcagtaactatttttattttttttgtatataatcgaggcctcaatgttaataattcctatgtaaataaagtttcctaCTAATACTTAtgctactatttttaattcatatttgtatatatatttaagcacttaattttataaattctataatatagaGTGGAATTAAAGGCGCTTATACATAGGTATTTATAATAGCGTGTTGATTATTGTCCATTATATACGCACGATGTTGTAATTTATGGGCTAGGAAATCGACTTTTAGTTCCTGTTTTAGAACTAAACAAAACCGTATCTCACAACCGGGTAACAATGATTTGAAAAGACGAACATAAAGttttgttcatttaaatatagcaaTTGCGAACTATTGCAAGTTTACAccattgtacaccttaaaaaggttcattttttaattactttctaCGAGAAATAATCGCTTATTTACGAAACAATTTTAAGGAATACATcaataatccttatccaattgaGTACCTTAAAtgcattgtgcatttaatatgaaTCAATATGGTCGTTTCTAGCATAcagtttaaatgaatattttcgaagatattacagatttcaaATGaaggtttgtattgtctaatgacaaaaatgcTGTGAAAATTGGATATAAAGATAttcttagtatatttagtatcagcattgcaagTCGCTAGTAAAAgataaatgtcaaatcaatgattaaAAACTTGCGACGTATCTCGCTTAAACGAATTGTTAATGGATTTTGAgacttatttcaaaatttactaAGATCTAAATTCACTGACCACTTTACTAAACACTGGTTTCACAatcgttttgttttgttgtttttgttgattTCCATTTGAGCTTATTTTTTCATACGACACTTGTCATATATCAGGTGAATTATATTGATCGTCAGTTCAATTGAATCAATTTTTAGCGAAAAAAGTAGGATACGTGCTAAACGTACATAATGTAGAAGTCTTACCAACGCTAATCCTCTGACCAGTGGACACCGCGCTTACCACTTCGCGTCCACAGTAAGCCTGTGCCAATTGAGGGTCTTCAGAACTTGATATGAAGAGGCGGTCCACGGCACATGATGGACTCTGaaacaataatgtataaaatctatatatgttaaaactgaaaataataagatttatttaaaaccttGAAAGCTATGATGCTACgtcacttggtagtagggcttccATAAAGCCTTACCACAAAGTAACCAaccaacttttttatatatattttttattctttttatgacAATAACCCTGTGATACCTCTCCTCGTACCCAATGTCAGCAACACGAACTATTGATATTCGGGCTTACTATCGACTAGGAGTACCTACATATAATTACACTACTTATAAactgcacaaagccccaccacaactgaatatatttcatttaattttaaagtatattatcatACTTATCAATATGTTACATTACCTGTGGTAGATCAACGTCACAATCCAGTCTACAATTGTATCCGGCCGGGCTCTGAGCCTGCCACCTGCACTGGATGCCTGGCTGATAGGATTGCGGGTAATTTGGACTGTATATACTATAGGTTATACCAACAGTGATCTGAAAAgtgtacaaattaatatttcgcATAtcgcattagcagcctgtaaattttcccactgctgggctaaaggcctcctctccctttgaggagaaggtttggagcataatccaccacgctgctccaatgcgggttggcggaatacacatgtggcagaatttctttggaattagacacatgcaggtttcctcacgatgttttccttcaccggcgagcacgagatgaataataaacacaaattaagcacatgaaaattcagtggtgcctgcctgggtttgaacccgaaatcatcggttaagatgcacgcgttctaaccactgggtcatctcggctcatttatcaaattaatataaagaacaATAAATTTACATCCTTAGTGAAGGTGCACGTGACGCAGAATTCACcgacaactaaaaaaaatttgaagacT is a window encoding:
- the LOC125073504 gene encoding venom serine protease 34-like; the encoded protein is MCLAAIVSALLIGYAAARDANCDFSTNVAVGTTYYVYSPNYPQFYRPGIQCRWQARCPAGYNCRLDCNDVNIPQTPSCSMDRLLISKSGDPQLTNAEYYCGRGTVSAVSTGQRISVALITSTRTTGGRFMCELRAQRITTCSCGYRRLDRIVGGEEARPKEFPMMAGIVYADQGAIKCGAVIIDKKYVLTAAHCVVNEAISNLAVIVGEVDTSTGSESETQGFRVASVIVHPQYTASNYDYDIAIVKIDGVMRYTDYVAPVCLPFKYSNDDFNGAKVTMAGWGTLFVGGQTSNVLRKVNLDVISQATCRRSFPDLTPRQMCTYTAGKDACQDDSGGPVLYTDPQSGLMYNAGIISYGRFCASRDPGVNTRVTSLLAWIVANAPADYCMK